From a region of the Tenggerimyces flavus genome:
- a CDS encoding sugar ABC transporter substrate-binding protein → MRMLLRIAPITVAVALALAGCGSGSTPEAAPTDVPSKTPSKAAEPKPAESGTPPPKRADADLVIWADGNRAPVLEKFGKQFGDENGLRVAVQTLDFAQLRPSFVQSAPVGQGPDLIVGPHDVLGEYVENGLVDTVDLGADAANYSDVAVKAFTYQGKIYGLPYAVEDVALITNTALVPKVPTTFEQLEKTALELKKQGKAEIPLALPMGETGNAYHPYALFSGSGGYVFGDKAGEPNVDDLGIDSPGGIKAAQNFAKWAKEGLISVDVTADIAKQKFVAGKVPFLIDGPWVVADLAKASSSYEVSPIPSVNGKPARPFVGVQGFYLSHFAQNKTLARTFLLDYLNTKEAQQALFEADFRPSAYQAVAGAVTDKVNAGFLASAQQGVPTPSVPQMASVWEAWNKAYVLVLTGEAAPDKAFKDAAATIRAAIKASR, encoded by the coding sequence ATGAGAATGCTGCTTCGGATCGCTCCGATCACGGTTGCTGTCGCGCTCGCGCTTGCGGGTTGTGGCAGCGGTTCGACGCCCGAGGCGGCGCCGACCGACGTGCCGTCGAAGACGCCGAGCAAGGCGGCCGAGCCGAAGCCGGCCGAGTCGGGTACGCCGCCGCCGAAGCGCGCGGACGCGGACCTCGTCATCTGGGCGGACGGCAACCGCGCGCCTGTCCTGGAGAAGTTCGGCAAGCAGTTCGGCGACGAGAACGGGCTGCGCGTCGCGGTCCAGACGCTCGACTTCGCCCAGCTGCGGCCGTCGTTCGTCCAGAGCGCGCCGGTCGGCCAGGGTCCGGACCTCATCGTCGGGCCGCACGACGTGCTCGGCGAGTACGTCGAGAACGGACTGGTCGACACCGTCGACCTCGGCGCCGACGCGGCCAACTACAGCGACGTCGCGGTCAAGGCTTTCACCTACCAGGGCAAGATCTACGGCCTCCCGTACGCGGTCGAGGACGTCGCGCTCATCACCAACACCGCCCTCGTGCCCAAGGTCCCGACGACGTTCGAGCAGCTGGAGAAGACCGCGCTCGAGCTGAAGAAGCAGGGCAAGGCGGAGATCCCGCTGGCGCTGCCGATGGGCGAGACCGGCAACGCCTACCACCCGTACGCGCTGTTCTCCGGCTCCGGCGGCTACGTCTTCGGCGACAAGGCAGGCGAGCCGAACGTCGACGACCTCGGCATCGACTCGCCCGGCGGTATCAAGGCCGCGCAGAACTTCGCCAAGTGGGCCAAGGAGGGCCTGATCTCCGTAGACGTCACCGCCGACATCGCCAAGCAGAAGTTCGTGGCGGGCAAGGTGCCGTTCCTCATCGACGGCCCGTGGGTCGTCGCGGACCTCGCCAAGGCCAGCTCCTCCTACGAGGTGAGCCCGATCCCGTCCGTGAACGGCAAGCCAGCAAGGCCGTTCGTCGGTGTGCAGGGCTTCTACCTGTCCCACTTCGCGCAGAACAAGACGCTGGCGCGCACCTTCCTGCTCGACTACCTCAACACCAAGGAAGCGCAGCAGGCTCTGTTCGAGGCCGACTTCCGCCCATCCGCCTACCAGGCTGTGGCCGGTGCCGTGACCGACAAGGTGAACGCGGGCTTCCTCGCCTCGGCCCAGCAGGGCGTCCCGACGCCGAGCGTGCCGCAGATGGCGTCGGTGTGGGAGGCGTGGAACAAGGCGTACGTGCTGGTTCTCACCGGAGAAGCCGCACCAGACAAGGCGTTCAAGGACGCGGCGGCGACCATCCGCGCCGCGATCAAGGCCAGTCGCTGA
- a CDS encoding serine hydrolase domain-containing protein, with amino-acid sequence MASEFTGVAVLAENGQPVSTRTYGDVDATMAFQIASGSKQFAACAVLLLVDRGQLALDDTVAQHLGGGWDDVTVHQLLTHTSRLGHWAGIPGLDTSFTASGDEIVAQILAAPLGEQGWHYSSPGYILAAKIVEQASGRVYADFVTAEIFEPLGMRESAIAARPANAAPAMHDGEPTDEWNLAVTPGAGDAWCTAADLVRFEQGLHVDRTILSDVSYRAMVAPHAPIDGSWRWVDGWLTGETYGYGVAAGTLGGERAYFHPGDNPGFQSFRVWLPDTRRALVVLTNDDTTDRDPILRGLLADH; translated from the coding sequence ATGGCGAGTGAATTCACCGGCGTCGCGGTCCTCGCCGAGAACGGCCAGCCGGTCAGCACCAGGACGTACGGCGACGTAGACGCGACGATGGCGTTCCAGATCGCCTCCGGCAGCAAGCAGTTCGCCGCCTGCGCGGTGCTGCTGCTCGTCGACCGCGGCCAGCTGGCGCTCGATGACACGGTGGCCCAGCACCTGGGCGGCGGCTGGGACGACGTCACCGTCCACCAGCTGCTGACGCACACGTCGCGGCTCGGGCACTGGGCCGGGATCCCCGGGCTCGACACGTCGTTCACCGCCAGCGGCGACGAGATCGTCGCGCAGATCCTGGCGGCCCCGCTGGGCGAGCAGGGCTGGCACTACAGCAGCCCCGGCTACATTCTGGCCGCGAAGATCGTCGAGCAGGCGAGCGGCCGGGTGTACGCGGACTTCGTCACCGCGGAGATCTTCGAGCCGCTCGGCATGCGGGAGTCGGCGATCGCGGCGCGTCCGGCCAACGCCGCACCGGCGATGCACGACGGCGAGCCCACCGACGAGTGGAACCTCGCCGTCACACCAGGCGCCGGGGACGCGTGGTGCACAGCGGCGGACCTGGTCCGGTTCGAACAGGGCCTGCACGTCGACCGCACGATTCTCAGCGACGTCTCGTACCGAGCGATGGTCGCGCCGCACGCACCGATCGATGGCTCCTGGCGTTGGGTGGACGGCTGGCTGACGGGCGAGACGTACGGCTACGGCGTCGCCGCGGGAACGCTCGGCGGAGAACGCGCGTACTTCCACCCCGGCGACAACCCGGGCTTCCAGTCGTTTCGCGTCTGGCTCCCCGACACCCGTCGCGCGCTCGTCGTCCTGACCAACGACGACACGACCGATCGCGATCCGATCCTGCGTGGTCTGCTCGCCGACCACTGA
- a CDS encoding nitroreductase family protein — MNLEDIDHLLTTTPSVRKKLDLDRPVEPEVVADCLRLALQAPTAGGQQTWRWLVVRDQEIKNELGKFFRSVGSAYVDNVEKRLGDAAHSPAGKRSLSSGRFLIDNIERVPVMVIPCQLGRPDDGNQTLSAFYGSIFPAVWSFQLALRSRGLGSTLTTYHLTYEAEAAKILGIPENVTQVGLLPVAYTTVSDFKPAPRNPLEQVAFADRWEAPLHGE; from the coding sequence ATGAACCTTGAAGACATCGACCACCTGCTTACCACCACGCCGTCGGTGCGCAAGAAGCTCGACCTCGATCGCCCGGTCGAGCCGGAGGTCGTCGCGGACTGCCTGCGCCTCGCGCTGCAGGCACCGACGGCCGGCGGTCAGCAGACGTGGCGGTGGCTCGTCGTACGGGACCAGGAGATCAAGAACGAGCTTGGCAAGTTCTTCCGCTCCGTCGGGTCCGCGTACGTCGACAACGTCGAGAAGCGGCTCGGCGACGCCGCCCACTCGCCGGCGGGCAAGCGGTCACTGAGCTCGGGGCGCTTCCTCATCGACAACATCGAACGCGTTCCTGTCATGGTGATTCCGTGCCAGCTCGGCCGCCCGGACGACGGCAACCAGACGCTCTCGGCGTTCTACGGCTCGATCTTCCCCGCGGTGTGGAGCTTCCAGCTCGCGCTGCGGTCGCGCGGGCTCGGCAGCACGTTGACGACGTACCACCTGACGTACGAGGCGGAGGCCGCGAAGATCCTCGGCATCCCCGAGAACGTCACCCAGGTTGGCCTGCTGCCCGTGGCGTACACGACCGTGTCGGACTTCAAGCCCGCGCCACGCAACCCGCTCGAGCAGGTCGCGTTCGCCGACCGGTGGGAGGCGCCGCTCCATGGCGAGTGA
- a CDS encoding alpha/beta fold hydrolase, which produces MSPTNGTDGPMELTEWKIKTNGVELAATTAGDPADPAVLLLHGAGQSSVAWEDEFVARLVAGRRYVIRTDSRDTGGSTSSSVGAPTYALPDLAADAVAVLDWLGIDQAHVVGMSQGGAVAQLLAVNHPGRVATLTLSGATPGGPGHQNPDLPPPTDEIRALFEVEDPGPDWSDRAAVVEYLIDIERPFAASSRPFDEAGMRASAERAVDRAGDSIAAQVANPFMVGVGPEWRSRLGGITAPTLVLHGVEDPMFPYDHGVALAKEIPGARLIALEGVGHELFPRHTWDLVVPILIEHTAKS; this is translated from the coding sequence ATGAGCCCTACGAACGGAACGGACGGACCGATGGAGCTGACCGAGTGGAAGATCAAGACGAACGGTGTCGAGCTGGCCGCGACGACCGCGGGCGACCCGGCCGATCCGGCGGTGCTGTTGCTGCACGGAGCGGGCCAGTCGTCGGTCGCGTGGGAGGACGAGTTCGTGGCCCGCCTCGTGGCCGGGCGGCGGTACGTGATCCGCACCGATAGTAGGGACACGGGCGGATCGACCAGCTCCTCGGTCGGCGCGCCGACATACGCCCTGCCCGATCTCGCCGCCGACGCGGTGGCAGTCCTGGACTGGCTCGGGATCGACCAGGCCCACGTCGTCGGGATGTCGCAGGGCGGCGCGGTCGCCCAGCTGCTCGCGGTCAACCATCCCGGCCGGGTCGCGACGCTGACGCTCTCGGGAGCCACGCCGGGCGGACCTGGCCATCAGAACCCGGACCTGCCCCCGCCCACCGACGAAATCCGCGCCCTGTTCGAGGTCGAGGATCCGGGGCCGGACTGGTCCGACCGAGCCGCCGTGGTCGAGTACCTGATCGACATCGAACGTCCCTTCGCCGCCTCGTCCCGCCCGTTCGACGAGGCCGGCATGCGCGCCAGCGCCGAGCGGGCGGTGGACCGCGCCGGCGACTCGATCGCGGCGCAGGTCGCCAACCCGTTCATGGTCGGCGTGGGACCGGAGTGGCGGTCGCGGCTCGGTGGGATCACCGCGCCGACGCTCGTCCTGCACGGCGTCGAGGACCCGATGTTCCCGTACGACCACGGCGTCGCGCTGGCGAAGGAGATTCCCGGCGCCCGCCTCATCGCGCTCGAGGGAGTCGGACACGAGCTGTTCCCGCGCCACACCTGGGACCTCGTCGTGCCGATCCTGATCGAGCACACCGCGAAGAGCTGA
- a CDS encoding LysR family transcriptional regulator gives MKDVELRHLVAMVAIAEEGSFGRAAARLGYTQSTVSQQITALERAVGGLVFDRPGGPKPVRLTPLGAVVLAQGRELLAKADALAEAVARFKAGDGRIDIGTFQSVSNVILPSIISRLREEHPSCEIRLSEVPEGDPELGELDLLFYDGPLDGDLERLKLLDDPYLLVARPGDFPDGAVRLKQLDGRPMVGCHHTCDQRWMEPALAVAGAQPRIVFRSPGNETILSMVRAGLGWAVLPRLALRGSDAWSDDRLRIHELRPSLPAREISLHWRTGRTHSPLAARAIAIATEVASEFAPS, from the coding sequence ATGAAGGACGTCGAGCTACGCCACCTGGTCGCGATGGTCGCCATCGCCGAGGAGGGCTCGTTCGGCCGGGCGGCCGCCCGCCTCGGGTACACCCAGTCGACAGTGAGCCAACAGATCACCGCGCTGGAGCGCGCCGTCGGCGGGCTGGTCTTCGACCGGCCGGGCGGTCCCAAGCCCGTTCGGCTCACCCCACTCGGCGCGGTGGTCCTCGCCCAGGGCCGCGAGCTGCTGGCGAAGGCGGACGCGCTGGCCGAGGCCGTGGCGCGGTTCAAGGCGGGTGACGGGCGGATCGACATCGGCACGTTCCAGAGCGTGTCGAACGTGATCCTGCCGTCGATCATCAGTCGGTTGCGCGAGGAGCATCCCAGCTGCGAGATCAGGCTTTCGGAGGTGCCGGAGGGGGATCCCGAGCTGGGCGAGCTCGACCTGCTGTTCTACGACGGACCTCTCGACGGCGACCTCGAGCGCCTCAAGCTACTCGACGATCCGTACCTGCTCGTGGCCCGTCCGGGCGACTTCCCCGACGGCGCGGTACGGCTGAAGCAGCTCGACGGTCGCCCCATGGTGGGTTGCCACCACACCTGTGACCAGCGCTGGATGGAGCCGGCTCTTGCTGTCGCCGGGGCTCAGCCGCGGATCGTCTTCCGTTCTCCGGGCAACGAGACGATCCTCTCGATGGTGCGCGCGGGGCTTGGCTGGGCCGTGCTGCCGCGACTCGCCCTCCGTGGGTCGGACGCCTGGTCCGATGACCGGCTTCGCATCCACGAACTTCGGCCGTCCCTGCCTGCCAGGGAGATCTCTCTGCACTGGCGGACTGGACGGACGCACTCACCGCTCGCCGCCCGAGCGATTGCGATCGCCACCGAGGTCGCCTCCGAGTTCGCGCCCTCTTGA
- a CDS encoding FAD-dependent oxidoreductase, giving the protein MTQPPRDPAVTCCVVGGGPGGLMTAYLLARAGVDVALFETHQDFDREFRGDSLHPGTLELLDHLGLADELLTLDHYRARYFRLHTPTGSYTTTDYGRLRTKFNYVALMAQSAFLEFLASKGSELSHFTLRQSTRATGIVTNKDNVVTGVRYQDGQGQEREQPAKLVIAADGRFSRFRRLADLPARPLGASSDLLWFQLPKRPNDPPDADVSLYFGVGHYVALLGRTNSWQVGYTIPKGAYAATRERGVEPIRAFVEQYVPWLSDRTSLLTDWSQITLLSVEIARVDTWHRPGLLLIGDAAHVISPVGGNGILMAIQDAIVTANVLVPRLRNGGTVDSRDLARIQNEREPAIVAVQRMQVRVEQRTALTLQTGKAFRPSPAFRLFTRVPYLRGRSARANAYGPRTPRLDPTLLA; this is encoded by the coding sequence GTGACTCAGCCTCCTCGCGACCCCGCTGTCACTTGTTGCGTCGTCGGCGGCGGACCTGGCGGCCTCATGACCGCCTATCTCCTCGCCCGGGCGGGCGTCGATGTCGCGCTGTTCGAGACGCACCAGGACTTCGACCGGGAGTTCCGCGGCGACTCGCTCCACCCCGGGACGCTCGAGTTACTCGACCACCTCGGCCTCGCCGACGAGCTCCTCACGCTGGATCACTACCGCGCCAGGTACTTCCGCCTGCACACTCCCACCGGCTCCTACACCACCACCGACTACGGACGGCTGCGCACCAAGTTCAACTACGTCGCCCTCATGGCGCAGAGCGCGTTCCTCGAGTTCCTTGCCAGCAAGGGCAGCGAGCTCAGCCACTTCACGCTGAGGCAAAGCACCAGAGCCACCGGAATCGTCACCAACAAGGACAACGTCGTCACCGGCGTCCGCTACCAGGACGGGCAGGGGCAGGAACGTGAGCAGCCCGCGAAGCTGGTCATCGCGGCGGACGGGCGGTTCTCCAGGTTTCGCAGGCTCGCCGACCTCCCGGCCCGACCTCTCGGCGCCAGCAGTGACCTGCTCTGGTTCCAGCTGCCCAAGCGGCCCAACGACCCGCCCGACGCCGACGTTTCGCTCTATTTCGGCGTCGGCCACTACGTCGCGCTGCTCGGCCGCACCAACTCCTGGCAGGTCGGCTACACGATCCCCAAGGGCGCGTACGCCGCGACGCGCGAGCGCGGGGTCGAGCCGATCCGCGCGTTCGTCGAGCAGTACGTACCATGGCTGTCCGACCGCACCAGCCTCCTCACCGACTGGAGTCAGATCACGTTGCTCTCCGTCGAGATCGCCCGCGTCGACACCTGGCACCGCCCTGGGCTGCTGCTCATCGGCGACGCCGCGCACGTGATCTCGCCGGTCGGCGGCAACGGCATCCTGATGGCCATCCAGGACGCGATCGTCACCGCGAACGTCCTCGTCCCCCGCCTCCGCAACGGTGGCACTGTCGACAGCCGCGACCTCGCGCGCATCCAGAACGAACGGGAGCCCGCGATCGTCGCCGTGCAGCGAATGCAGGTACGTGTCGAGCAACGGACGGCGCTCACTCTTCAAACAGGCAAGGCGTTCCGTCCCTCCCCGGCCTTCCGCCTCTTCACCCGCGTCCCCTACCTGCGAGGCAGAAGCGCCCGAGCCAACGCGTACGGCCCGCGCACCCCGCGCCTCGACCCGACGCTGCTCGCATGA
- the crtI gene encoding phytoene desaturase family protein: protein MKRVVVVGAGLGGLSAACHLAGAGHQVTVVERHAHPGGRAGRLTRDGFSFDTGPTVLTMPDLVAEAFHAVGAEMDEHVRLRPLDPAYRANFADGSTIHVRHGREAMAAEIREQCGPGDEEAFHRFCAWLERLYQLEMPKFIARNYDHPWDLARPIQPAIALLKLRALGKLANAVKRYFRDERLQRLFSFQAMYAGLAPQEALAIFAVITYMDSVAGVYFPDGGIAAVPHAMAAAAEKAGVEFRYNAPVRQVLHDSDVRGVQLVDGETIEADAVVVNADLPGAYDLLPKLTLPRPLRSPEFSPSALVWHVGVRGLPPDDVAHHNIHFAAEWESSFRSLLRDGRMMPDPSVLVSVPSRTDPSLAPPGDSTLYVLEPVPNLAAGKVDWSRERDASRERLAARLETWGYPTDVVAEELVDPHDWARQGMGAGTPFSMSHRFFQSGPFRPSNLDRRVRGLVFVGTGTVPGVGVPMVLVSGKLAAERVNAL, encoded by the coding sequence ATGAAGCGGGTCGTGGTGGTTGGCGCCGGCCTCGGCGGGCTGTCGGCGGCGTGTCACCTCGCCGGCGCCGGGCACCAAGTCACGGTCGTCGAACGCCACGCGCACCCCGGTGGTCGCGCCGGGCGGCTGACGCGCGACGGCTTCAGCTTCGACACCGGACCCACCGTGCTGACCATGCCCGACCTGGTCGCGGAGGCGTTCCACGCCGTCGGCGCCGAGATGGACGAGCACGTACGGCTGCGGCCACTCGACCCCGCCTACCGTGCGAACTTCGCCGACGGCTCCACGATCCACGTACGCCACGGCCGCGAGGCGATGGCCGCCGAGATCCGCGAGCAGTGCGGCCCCGGCGACGAGGAGGCCTTCCACCGGTTCTGCGCCTGGCTGGAACGCCTTTACCAGTTGGAGATGCCCAAGTTCATCGCGCGCAACTACGACCACCCCTGGGACCTCGCCCGCCCGATCCAACCCGCAATCGCCCTCCTCAAGCTCCGCGCCCTCGGCAAGCTCGCCAACGCCGTCAAGCGGTACTTCCGTGACGAACGACTCCAACGCCTGTTCAGCTTCCAGGCCATGTACGCCGGCCTCGCGCCCCAGGAAGCGCTCGCGATCTTCGCCGTGATCACCTACATGGACTCCGTCGCCGGCGTCTACTTCCCCGACGGCGGCATCGCCGCGGTCCCGCACGCGATGGCCGCCGCGGCGGAGAAGGCCGGCGTGGAGTTCCGCTACAACGCGCCCGTTCGCCAGGTCCTGCACGACAGCGACGTGCGCGGCGTCCAGCTCGTCGACGGCGAGACGATCGAGGCCGACGCGGTCGTTGTCAACGCGGACTTGCCTGGCGCGTACGACCTGCTGCCCAAGCTCACCCTCCCGAGGCCCTTGCGGAGCCCGGAGTTCTCCCCCTCAGCGCTCGTCTGGCACGTCGGCGTACGCGGCCTGCCGCCGGACGACGTGGCCCACCACAACATCCACTTCGCGGCGGAGTGGGAGTCGTCCTTTCGATCGCTGCTGCGGGACGGGCGCATGATGCCCGACCCCTCTGTGCTGGTGAGCGTGCCATCGCGAACGGACCCGTCCCTCGCCCCGCCAGGCGACTCGACGCTGTACGTCCTCGAGCCCGTCCCCAACCTCGCCGCGGGCAAGGTCGACTGGAGTCGCGAACGGGACGCCTCCCGCGAACGTCTCGCCGCCCGCCTCGAGACCTGGGGCTACCCCACCGACGTCGTCGCGGAGGAACTCGTCGACCCGCACGACTGGGCGCGACAGGGCATGGGCGCGGGCACGCCGTTCTCCATGTCCCACAGGTTCTTCCAGTCCGGCCCGTTCCGCCCGTCGAACCTCGATCGGCGCGTCCGCGGCCTGGTCTTCGTCGGTACGGGCACCGTGCCCGGCGTCGGCGTGCCTATGGTCCTGGTGTCCGGAAAGCTCGCCGCCGAACGAGTGAACGCGCTGTGA
- a CDS encoding phytoene/squalene synthase family protein: MTSLRESYLRCAQIARRHGKTYSTAAYLLTPSDRRHVFAIYAFCRVADDIVDEATDRPTEQTAAALAEFGDRFRTDLAAGTSSHPLLAAVVRTARELQIDPECFDRFLRSMTMDLTTSSYATWDDLVGYMDGSAAVIGEMMLPVLHPLTPEAFEPSRQLGVAFQLTNFLRDVGEDLDRGRLYLPREDLDRFDADPHTRRVDDPWRALMRFEIERTRAIYREADKGIPLLPRRSARCVATARILYSRILDRIEANDYDVFTRRARVPSAEKLWVAARSLLSPTAAG, translated from the coding sequence GTGACCTCGCTGCGCGAGTCGTACCTTCGGTGCGCCCAAATCGCCCGCAGGCATGGGAAAACGTACTCCACCGCGGCCTATCTGCTGACGCCGAGCGACCGGCGGCACGTGTTCGCGATCTACGCGTTCTGCCGGGTCGCCGACGACATCGTGGACGAGGCCACCGACCGCCCGACCGAGCAGACAGCGGCGGCGTTGGCGGAGTTCGGCGACCGGTTCCGCACCGATCTCGCCGCCGGAACGTCGTCCCACCCGCTGCTCGCCGCGGTCGTCCGCACGGCGCGGGAGCTGCAGATCGACCCGGAGTGCTTCGATCGGTTCCTGCGTTCGATGACGATGGACCTGACCACGAGCTCGTACGCGACCTGGGACGACCTCGTCGGCTACATGGACGGATCCGCCGCTGTCATTGGCGAAATGATGCTGCCAGTCCTGCATCCGCTGACTCCCGAGGCGTTCGAGCCCTCGCGTCAGTTGGGCGTCGCGTTCCAGCTCACGAACTTCCTGCGCGACGTCGGCGAGGACCTCGACCGCGGCCGCCTCTACCTGCCACGGGAGGACCTGGACCGCTTCGACGCCGACCCGCACACGCGCCGCGTCGACGACCCTTGGCGCGCGCTGATGAGGTTCGAGATCGAACGTACACGTGCCATCTATCGCGAAGCGGACAAGGGAATTCCACTGCTGCCACGACGGTCGGCGCGCTGCGTCGCGACCGCGCGGATCCTGTACTCGCGCATCCTGGACCGGATCGAGGCGAACGACTACGACGTGTTCACTCGACGCGCTCGGGTGCCGAGCGCGGAGAAGCTGTGGGTCGCCGCCCGATCGCTGCTTTCTCCCACAGCAGCAGGGTGA
- a CDS encoding lycopene cyclase domain-containing protein, with the protein MPEYTVAATGSILVVVLLELLLLRTRLFTKASYWITLAIVWFFQILVDGWLTKLDAPIVTYTREQFSGIRFPWDIPIEDFAFGFSIATLTLLLWEKAAIGRRPTASPRSAPERVE; encoded by the coding sequence GTGCCTGAGTACACCGTCGCCGCCACGGGCTCGATCCTCGTCGTCGTCCTGCTCGAGCTCCTGCTGCTCAGGACGAGGCTGTTCACCAAGGCCAGCTACTGGATCACGCTCGCGATCGTGTGGTTCTTCCAGATCCTCGTCGACGGCTGGCTGACCAAGCTCGACGCGCCGATCGTCACCTACACGCGCGAGCAGTTCAGCGGCATCCGCTTCCCATGGGACATCCCGATCGAGGACTTCGCGTTCGGCTTCAGCATCGCCACGCTCACCCTGCTGCTGTGGGAGAAAGCAGCGATCGGGCGGCGACCCACAGCTTCTCCGCGCTCGGCACCCGAGCGCGTCGAGTGA
- a CDS encoding lycopene cyclase domain-containing protein produces the protein MDRYQYLLLMAACVAITLPLELVLGARVYRRPRRLVIVLLIVVAIFLVWDAIAIARDHWQYSERFTTGWLLPFGIPIEELAFFLVIPLCTLLTYEAVNALLRKGHERA, from the coding sequence ATGGATCGCTACCAGTACCTGCTGCTGATGGCCGCCTGTGTGGCGATCACGCTGCCGCTCGAGCTCGTCCTCGGCGCCCGCGTCTACCGCCGCCCGCGCCGGCTGGTGATCGTCCTGCTCATCGTGGTCGCGATCTTCCTGGTCTGGGACGCGATCGCGATCGCGCGCGACCATTGGCAGTACAGCGAACGGTTCACGACCGGCTGGCTGTTGCCGTTCGGCATCCCGATCGAGGAGCTCGCGTTCTTCCTCGTGATCCCGTTGTGCACGCTGCTCACGTATGAGGCCGTCAACGCCCTGCTGCGCAAGGGACATGAACGTGCCTGA
- a CDS encoding RidA family protein yields MPIVDRHLSVPGVAPGLRYAHAVTTTGQLAFVSGQVALSEDGALVGDGDVRAQTERALRNLGNVLTALGATWSDVVRFNWYLLDVSRIQDVRDARDAVLGDAPTPASTLIQVAGLFRPGFLVEVDAVVALPD; encoded by the coding sequence ATGCCGATTGTCGATCGCCACCTCTCCGTGCCCGGCGTGGCGCCTGGCCTCCGCTACGCCCACGCCGTCACCACGACGGGCCAGCTCGCGTTCGTCTCCGGTCAGGTCGCGCTGAGCGAGGACGGCGCGCTGGTCGGCGACGGCGACGTCCGCGCGCAGACCGAGCGGGCGTTGCGGAACCTGGGCAACGTCCTGACCGCGCTCGGCGCGACGTGGTCGGACGTGGTGCGGTTCAACTGGTACCTGCTCGACGTGTCGCGCATCCAGGACGTACGGGACGCGCGCGACGCCGTGCTCGGGGACGCCCCCACGCCCGCGAGCACGTTGATCCAGGTCGCCGGCCTGTTCCGGCCCGGCTTCCTGGTGGAGGTCGACGCTGTGGTCGCGCTGCCGGACTGA